A stretch of Pristiophorus japonicus isolate sPriJap1 chromosome 12, sPriJap1.hap1, whole genome shotgun sequence DNA encodes these proteins:
- the LOC139276972 gene encoding zinc finger protein 135-like, whose protein sequence is MEKPWECGDCGKGFSSPSQLKTHRRSHTGERPFTCSVCGKGFTYSYYLIRHQRVHTDERHFKCSVCGNSFKRSEALIRHQRVHTDERPFSCSHCGKRFKHSSSLTVHQRIHTGIRPFKCSDCGNSFKRSAELIKHQRVHTDERPFECSDCGNRFKGSTELVRHQRVHNDERPFKCLDCGYSFKHSAGLMKHQRVHTDERPFKCSDCGNRFKSSEGLIKHQRIHTDERPFKCSDCESRFKSSEGLIRHQRVHTGERPFQCSDCGNSFKSSEGLIRHQRVHTGERPFQCSDCGIRFQSSDGVIKHQRVHTDERPFSCSDCGIRFQSSGGLIKHQRVHTDKRPFSCSVCGKGFTQSSNLMAHQRVHTGERPFTSSVCAKGFSQLSNLLKHQQVHK, encoded by the coding sequence atggagaaaccgtgggaatgtggggactgtgggaagggattcagttccccgtcccAACTGAAAacacatcgacgcagtcacaccggggagaggccgttcacctgctccgtgtgtgggaagggattcacttattcaTATTACTTGATaagacaccagagagttcacaccgATGAGAGACATTTTAAatgctctgtctgtgggaacagcTTTAAAAGGTCTGAGGCACTGATTCGACACCAGcgcgttcacactgatgagagaccgttCAGTTGCTCTCACTGCGGTAAGAGATTCAAGCACTCATCCAGTCTCACTGTACACCAGCGAATTCATACGGGGATTAGACCTTTtaaatgctctgactgtgggaacagcTTTAAACGCTCTGCAGAACTGattaaacaccagcgagttcacactgatgagcGACCATTTgaatgctctgactgtgggaacagATTTAAAGGCTCTACAGAGCttgtgagacaccagcgagttcacaatgatGAGAGGCCTTTTAAATGCTTGGATTGTGGGTACAGCTTTAAACACTCTGCCGGTCtgatgaaacaccagcgagttcacactgatgaaCGGCCCTTtaaatgctctgactgtgggaacagATTTAAAAGCTCTGAGGGATTGATTAAACACCAGCGTATTCACACTGATGAACGGCCTTTTAAATGCTCTGATTGTGAGAGCAGATTTAAAAGTTCAGAGGGACTGATtagacaccagcgtgttcacactggggagagaccgtttcaatgctctgactgtgggaatagCTTTAAAAGTTCAGAGGGACTGattagacaccagcgagttcacactggtgagagaccatttCAGTGCTCTGACTGTGGGATCAGATTTCAAAGTTCAGACGGAGTGattaaacaccagcgagttcacactgacgagagaccgttTAGTTGCTCTGACTGTGGGATCAGATTTCAAAGTTCAGGCGGACTGattaaacaccagcgagttcacactgacaagAGACCGTTTagttgctccgtgtgtgggaagggattcactcagtcatccaaccttatggcacaccagcgagttcacactggggagaggccgttcacctcctcCGTGTGTGCGAAGGGATTCtcccagttatccaacctgctgaaacaccagcaggTTCACAAGTaa